Proteins encoded in a region of the Ptychodera flava strain L36383 chromosome 4, AS_Pfla_20210202, whole genome shotgun sequence genome:
- the LOC139131829 gene encoding 2-Hydroxyacid oxidase 2-like isoform X2: MTDAGQQDTFSDGTSSVLLTLVVAVVVYKLSSYFFKPKESRRKMRFLSDYEKYARETIPEGVLDYYSGGAGCHSTIPRNTDAFNRICLMTRILHPILHVDLRTRILDRVVDLPIGIAPTAMRSFLWPDGDRCIAQAAADAQVINIVPMMGAITVEDVSKCATSGINWLQITPLEDNAHQPIISRAENAGFQAIVVTVDGRGLGHRSVGPHKFTDASRNARCANFNHKPINKVTEMTKKNIGWRDVDDIISKTSLPVIIKGVLNPEDAITAVSHGVRGVIVSNHGGRQMDGVPAPIEMLPAVHAAVGDQIDVYLDSGVRTGSDVLKALALGAKCVFLGRPVLYGLSYQGEEGVGQIFDILKDELKNAMIFTGCSSVSKIPPSIVMQPNDPRFHIPTVSQ, encoded by the exons ATGACAGATGCAGGGCAGCAAGACACCTTTTCAGATGGCACCAGCAGTGTGCTCCTCACATTGGTGGTAGCTGTCGTTGTTTACAAACTTTCATCGTATTTCTTCAAACCCAAGGAAAGCAG ACGGAAAATGAGATTTCTGTCTGACTATGAAAAGTATGCCAGAGAGACAATACCGGAAGGCGTACTTGATTACTATAGTGGCGGTGCTGGCTGTCACTCCACAATTCCAAGAAACACCGATGCATTTAACAG gATATGTTTGATGACGCGAATCTTGCATCCAATTCTCCATGTGGACCTCCGAACTCGAATCCTAGACAGAGTAGTCGATCTTCCCATAGGAATTGCTCCAACAGCCATGCGCAGTTTTCTTTGGCCTGATGGAGACCGATGCATTGCACAAG CCGCTGCAGATGCACAAGTAATCAATATTGTACCCATGATGGGTGCTATAACCGTAGAAGACGTGTCAAAGTGTGCAACATCTGGTATCAACTGGCTACAGATAACCCCTTTGGAAGATAATGCACATCAACCTATAATATCAAGAGCAGAAAACGCAGGTTTCCAAGCTATAGTTGTCACGGTCGATGGACGAGGTTTGGGACACAGAAGCGTTGGACCCCACAAATTTACAGATGCCTCCAGGAATGCTAGATGTGCCAATTTTAATCACAAACCTATCAATAAAGTCACGGAG ATGACAAAAAAGAACATTGGTTGGCGtgatgtagatgatattatttcaaaaactaGTTTACCAGTTATTATCAAAGGTGTTTTGAATCCAGAGGATGCCATCACAGCTGTGTCACATGGTGTGCGTGGCGTTATTGTTTCAAATCATGGTGGAAGACAGATGGATGGCGTTCCAGCACCA ATTGAAATGCTGCCAGCAGTTCATGCTGCTGTAGGAGATCAGATTGATGTCTACCTTGACAGCGGTGTTAGAACTGGTAGTGATGTCCTGAAAGCTCTGGCGCTAGGtgcaaaatgtgtgtttttagGTCGTCCTGTCTTGTATGGGCTCAGTTATCAG GGTGAAGAGGGTGTTGGACAGATTTTTGATATATTAAAAGATGAactaaaaaatgccatgatttTTACAG GTTGTTCATCCGTTTCTAAAATCCCCCCATCGATCGTGATGCAGCCAAATGATCCAAGATTCCACATCCCAACTGTAAGCCAGTAG
- the LOC139131829 gene encoding 2-Hydroxyacid oxidase 2-like isoform X1 has product MTDAGQQDTFSDGTSSVLLTLVVAVVVYKLSSYFFKPKESRYGWMNWKRKMRFLSDYEKYARETIPEGVLDYYSGGAGCHSTIPRNTDAFNRICLMTRILHPILHVDLRTRILDRVVDLPIGIAPTAMRSFLWPDGDRCIAQAAADAQVINIVPMMGAITVEDVSKCATSGINWLQITPLEDNAHQPIISRAENAGFQAIVVTVDGRGLGHRSVGPHKFTDASRNARCANFNHKPINKVTEMTKKNIGWRDVDDIISKTSLPVIIKGVLNPEDAITAVSHGVRGVIVSNHGGRQMDGVPAPIEMLPAVHAAVGDQIDVYLDSGVRTGSDVLKALALGAKCVFLGRPVLYGLSYQGEEGVGQIFDILKDELKNAMIFTGCSSVSKIPPSIVMQPNDPRFHIPTVSQ; this is encoded by the exons ATGACAGATGCAGGGCAGCAAGACACCTTTTCAGATGGCACCAGCAGTGTGCTCCTCACATTGGTGGTAGCTGTCGTTGTTTACAAACTTTCATCGTATTTCTTCAAACCCAAGGAAAGCAGGTACGGATGGATGAATTGGAA ACGGAAAATGAGATTTCTGTCTGACTATGAAAAGTATGCCAGAGAGACAATACCGGAAGGCGTACTTGATTACTATAGTGGCGGTGCTGGCTGTCACTCCACAATTCCAAGAAACACCGATGCATTTAACAG gATATGTTTGATGACGCGAATCTTGCATCCAATTCTCCATGTGGACCTCCGAACTCGAATCCTAGACAGAGTAGTCGATCTTCCCATAGGAATTGCTCCAACAGCCATGCGCAGTTTTCTTTGGCCTGATGGAGACCGATGCATTGCACAAG CCGCTGCAGATGCACAAGTAATCAATATTGTACCCATGATGGGTGCTATAACCGTAGAAGACGTGTCAAAGTGTGCAACATCTGGTATCAACTGGCTACAGATAACCCCTTTGGAAGATAATGCACATCAACCTATAATATCAAGAGCAGAAAACGCAGGTTTCCAAGCTATAGTTGTCACGGTCGATGGACGAGGTTTGGGACACAGAAGCGTTGGACCCCACAAATTTACAGATGCCTCCAGGAATGCTAGATGTGCCAATTTTAATCACAAACCTATCAATAAAGTCACGGAG ATGACAAAAAAGAACATTGGTTGGCGtgatgtagatgatattatttcaaaaactaGTTTACCAGTTATTATCAAAGGTGTTTTGAATCCAGAGGATGCCATCACAGCTGTGTCACATGGTGTGCGTGGCGTTATTGTTTCAAATCATGGTGGAAGACAGATGGATGGCGTTCCAGCACCA ATTGAAATGCTGCCAGCAGTTCATGCTGCTGTAGGAGATCAGATTGATGTCTACCTTGACAGCGGTGTTAGAACTGGTAGTGATGTCCTGAAAGCTCTGGCGCTAGGtgcaaaatgtgtgtttttagGTCGTCCTGTCTTGTATGGGCTCAGTTATCAG GGTGAAGAGGGTGTTGGACAGATTTTTGATATATTAAAAGATGAactaaaaaatgccatgatttTTACAG GTTGTTCATCCGTTTCTAAAATCCCCCCATCGATCGTGATGCAGCCAAATGATCCAAGATTCCACATCCCAACTGTAAGCCAGTAG